The Malus sylvestris chromosome 12, drMalSylv7.2, whole genome shotgun sequence genome contains a region encoding:
- the LOC126593079 gene encoding uncharacterized protein LOC126593079 isoform X3 — protein MKTSAQLNLSNPVLEKGRSVDYLSIPLESKLQEPNRNPPLPPFQSLMEVEKVDVSEALSVKEEHELGDEFSAHAAEAAQTLDAVDEASSYGVNADGSKWWKESGIKQRPDGVICKWTMTRGVSADQVTEWQDKYWEAAYEFGHKELGSEKLGRDATGNVWREFLDEVYVAAVDYLRIILLC, from the exons ATGAAAACTTCAGCGCAGCTAAATTTAAGCAATCCTGTGTTAGAGAAAGGGCGATCTGTGGATTATCTCTCAATCCCCTTAGAGAGTAAGCTTCAAGAACCCAATCGAaaccctcctcttcctcctttccAGTCACTGATGGAGGTTGAGAAAGTGGACGTCTCTGAGGCACTTTCCGTGAAAGAAGAACATGAACTTGGTGATGAGTTTTCAGCACATGCGGCAGAGGCAGCTCAAACACTTGATGCGGTGGATGAGGCGTCATCATATGGAGTGAATGCGGATGGATCTAAGTGGTGGAAGGAATCTGGAATCAAGCAAAGGCCTGATGGGGTGATTTGCAAGTGGACAATGACCAGAGGTGTTAGTGCTGACCAAGTTACTGAATGGCAAGATAAGTACTGGGAGGCTGCGTATGAGTTTGGTCACAAGGAGCTTGGTTCAGAAAAATTGGGACGTGATGCAACTGGAAATGTCTGGCGTGAATTTCTGGACGAAGTCTATGTGGCAG CTGTTGATTATCTGCGCATTATTTTGCTTTGTTGA
- the LOC126593079 gene encoding uncharacterized protein LOC126593079 isoform X1 → MKTSAQLNLSNPVLEKGRSVDYLSIPLESKLQEPNRNPPLPPFQSLMEVEKVDVSEALSVKEEHELGDEFSAHAAEAAQTLDAVDEASSYGVNADGSKWWKESGIKQRPDGVICKWTMTRGVSADQVTEWQDKYWEAAYEFGHKELGSEKLGRDATGNVWREFLDEVYVAVKLRKGLRRPRKEEVWFWRGFAIYDCDCAKAFHSD, encoded by the exons ATGAAAACTTCAGCGCAGCTAAATTTAAGCAATCCTGTGTTAGAGAAAGGGCGATCTGTGGATTATCTCTCAATCCCCTTAGAGAGTAAGCTTCAAGAACCCAATCGAaaccctcctcttcctcctttccAGTCACTGATGGAGGTTGAGAAAGTGGACGTCTCTGAGGCACTTTCCGTGAAAGAAGAACATGAACTTGGTGATGAGTTTTCAGCACATGCGGCAGAGGCAGCTCAAACACTTGATGCGGTGGATGAGGCGTCATCATATGGAGTGAATGCGGATGGATCTAAGTGGTGGAAGGAATCTGGAATCAAGCAAAGGCCTGATGGGGTGATTTGCAAGTGGACAATGACCAGAGGTGTTAGTGCTGACCAAGTTACTGAATGGCAAGATAAGTACTGGGAGGCTGCGTATGAGTTTGGTCACAAGGAGCTTGGTTCAGAAAAATTGGGACGTGATGCAACTGGAAATGTCTGGCGTGAATTTCTGGACGAAGTCTATGTGGCAG TGAAATTAAGGAAAGGATTAAGAAGACCAAGGAAAGAAGAGGTGTGGTTTTGGCGTGGCTTTGCAATCTATGACTGCGACTGTGCCAAAGCTTTTCATAGTGATTAG
- the LOC126593079 gene encoding uncharacterized protein LOC126593079 isoform X2, with protein MKTSAQLNLSNPVLEKGRSVDYLSIPLESKLQEPNRNPPLPPFQSLMEVEKVDVSEALSVKEEHELGDEFSAHAAEAAQTLDAVDEASSYGVNADGSKWWKESGIKQRPDGVICKWTMTRGVSADQVTEWQDKYWEAAYEFGHKELGSEKLGRDATGNVWREFLDEVYVAESRLALEPEIRGYGASEKFAG; from the exons ATGAAAACTTCAGCGCAGCTAAATTTAAGCAATCCTGTGTTAGAGAAAGGGCGATCTGTGGATTATCTCTCAATCCCCTTAGAGAGTAAGCTTCAAGAACCCAATCGAaaccctcctcttcctcctttccAGTCACTGATGGAGGTTGAGAAAGTGGACGTCTCTGAGGCACTTTCCGTGAAAGAAGAACATGAACTTGGTGATGAGTTTTCAGCACATGCGGCAGAGGCAGCTCAAACACTTGATGCGGTGGATGAGGCGTCATCATATGGAGTGAATGCGGATGGATCTAAGTGGTGGAAGGAATCTGGAATCAAGCAAAGGCCTGATGGGGTGATTTGCAAGTGGACAATGACCAGAGGTGTTAGTGCTGACCAAGTTACTGAATGGCAAGATAAGTACTGGGAGGCTGCGTATGAGTTTGGTCACAAGGAGCTTGGTTCAGAAAAATTGGGACGTGATGCAACTGGAAATGTCTGGCGTGAATTTCTGGACGAAGTCTATGTGGCAG AGAGCAGACTTGCGTTGGAACCGGAAATTAGAGGATATGGAGCATCTGAAAAGTTTGCAGGATGA
- the LOC126593074 gene encoding uncharacterized protein LOC126593074 — MGAGRKTQTFTLSSSQDMATYSASMRNLRRNSLGGVIFGATKFTIDECLSKQLFGLPAAHYMYVKNITPGLPLFLFNYSDRKLHGIFEATGLGQMNINPYGWSTDGSERTQYPAQVKFHTRMQCRPLLESEYKDIIADNYYTESHFWFELDHSQTSKLTSKFASVKVAPSNPVPQIPKSSSVNVAPSTSVPQGTLNWRKACFPAPPSHDTKEQPPSSPSHDTKEKRPAYTSHDTIEEPEWLELLTSETEHLSYSCPNWDAPILFGRYNALNSQYDVKEAEQVEQERVYGKLKELALQYDLNGECQDMSFSGNVDDSAVSNEMTWEDTEESMAPLGLDEKRPGSSRSSFEQKSRESSRSFSENPIIAKLIEEVEELKASKKEQSVKIGLLEQKLKKAELEIQQLKVWYEG, encoded by the exons ATGGGGGCCGGCAGGAAGACACAGACCTTTACTTTATCTTCTTCTCAAGACATGGCAACCTACTCTGCGTCCATGAGGAATTTGCGGCGGAATAGCCTTGGTGGTGTCATCTTCGGTGCCACGAAATTCACAATTGACGAATGTCTATCTAAACAACTATTTG GCTTACCAGCTGCACACTACATGTATGTGAAGAACATTACTCCTGGCTTGCCACTTTTTCTCTTCAACTATTCTGATAGGAAGCTACATGGAATTTTTGAGGCTACTGGCCTTGGACAAATGAATATCAATCCATATGGATGGAGCACTGATGGTTCAGAGAGAACGCAGTATCCTGCGCAG GTTAAGTTCCATACACGGATGCAGTGCCGACCACTGCTTGAAAGCGAGTATAAAGACATCATTGCTGACAACTACTACACCGAGAGTCATTTCTGGTTTGAGCTTGATCACTCGCAAACAAGCAAGCTGACATCTAAGTTTGCATCTGTAAAAGTTGCTCCAAGTAATCCCGTACCACAGATACCTAAGTCATCATCTGTAAATGTTGCTCCAAGTACTTCTGTGCCACAAGGTACGCTGAATTGGAGAAAAGCTTGTTTTCCAGCTCCTCCCTCACATGATACAAAAGAGCAACCTCCGTCTTCTCCTTCACATGACACAAAAGAGAAACGTCCGGCTTATACTTCACATGACACAATAGAGGAACCTGAATGGCTTGAACTGCTTACCTCGGAGACTGAGCATTTGAGCTATTCATGTCCGAATTGGGATGCCCCAATTTTATTTGGAAGATATAATGCATTGAATTCCCAATATGATGTGAAAGAGGCTGAACAAGTGGAGCAGGAACGGGTATACGGAAAACTGAAAGAGTTGGCTCTTCAATATGATCTTAACGGTGAATGTCAAGACATGTCTTTCTCTGGAAATGTTGACGATAGCGCTGTCTCAAATGAAATGACCTGGGAGGACACTGAGGAGTCAATGGCACCGTTGGGTTTAGATGAGAAGAGGCCAGGGAGTTCTCGCTCCTCATTTGAGCAGAAGAGCAGAGAGAGTTCCCGATCCTTCTCTGAGAATCCAATCATAGCCAAG TTGATTGAAGAGGTGGAGGAGCTCAAAGCTTCTAAGAAAGAACAATCTGTGAAGATCGGTTTATTGGAGCAGAAGCTG AAGAAGGCGGAGCTTGAAATTCAGCAGTTAAAAGTTTGGTATGAAGGCTGA
- the LOC126593075 gene encoding patellin-6-like, which yields MDQKTPLQALPEASPKPSKKSFVTSLMSPRTPSFHEDTYFVSNLKSSEKKSLQELKDKLATSDSSSAAMWGIPLLGNDEKADVVLLKFLRARDFRVPDTFTMLTKCLAWRKEFGADGVVEEDLGFKELEGVVAYMHGFDKQGHPVCYNAYGVFKDKEMYERIFGDDEKLKKFLRWRVQVLERGINALHFKPGGINSLIQVTDLKDMPKRELRVASNQILSLFQDNYPEMVARKIFINVPWYFSVLYSMFSPFLTQRTKSKFVIAKEGNVAETLYKFIRPEDVPVQYGGLSRLSDAQNGPPKPASEFTVKGGEKVNIQIEGIEADATITWDIVVGGWDLEYTAEFVPSAEGSYTIQVEKPRKVMPSEEAIHSSFTPSEAGKMVFSVDNSGSRRKKVAAYRYIVCKSAPV from the exons ATGGACCAGAAAACCCCTCTGCAAGCCCTACCGGAAGCCTCCCCAAAACCCAGCAAGAAAAGCTTCGTCACGTCCCTAATGTCCCCCCGCACCCCCTCCTTCCATGAAGACACCTACTTCGTCTCCAACCTCAAATCCTCCGAAAAGAAATCCCTTCAAGAACTCAAAGACAAGCTCGCCACCTCGGACTCCTCCTCCGCCGCCATGTGGGGCATTCCCCTTCTGGGAAACGACGAAAAGGCCGACGTCGTCCTCCTTAAGTTCCTCCGCGCCAGGGACTTCCGCGTCCCCGACACTTTCACCATGCTAACCAAATGCCTGGCGTGGCGGAAGGAGTTCGGCGCCGACGGCGTCGTGGAGGAGGACTTGGGGTTCAAGGAGCTGGAGGGGGTGGTGGCGTATATGCACGGATTCGACAAACAGGGGCACCCTGTTTGCTACAACGCCTACGGAGTTTTTAAAGATAAGGAAATGTATGAGAGGATTTTCGGGGACGATGAGAAGCTGAAGAAGTTTCTGAGGTGGAGAGTGCAGGTTCTTGAGAGGGGGATTAATGCCCTGCACTTTAAGCCAGGCGGGATCAATTCGCTAATTCAGGTGACTGATCTGAAGGACATGCCTAAAAGGGAGCTCAGGGTTGCTTCCAACCAGATCCTCTCTCTGTTTCAGGACAACTATCCTGAAATGGTTGCAAGAAAG ATTTTCATCAATGTGCCGTGGTACTTCAGTGTTTTGTATTCTATGTTCAGCCCATTTCTGACTCAGAGAACAAAAAGCAAGTTTGTGATAGCCAAGGAAGGAAATGTTGCAGAAACACTATACAA GTTCATAAGGCCGGAGGATGTTCCGGTTCAGTACGGAGGCCTGAGTAGACTGAGTGATGCGCAAAACGGCCCCCCCAAACCAGCTTCCGAGTTCACTGTCAAAGGAGGAGAGAAAGTGAACATACAGATTGAGGGGATTGAG GCTGATGCAACAATCACATGGGACATAGTAGTGGGAGGGTGGGACTTGGAGTACACTGCAGAGTTCGTTCCTAGTGCAGAAGGCAGCTACACTATCCAAGTGGAGAAGCCAAGAAAAGTGATGCCCTCTGAAGAAGCAATCCACAGCTCCTTTACTCCCAGTGAAGCAGGAAAGATGGTTTTCTCAGTTGACAACTCTGGCTCCCGCCGGAAAAAAGTAGCTGCCTATCGCTACATTGTCTGCAAATCTGCTCCTGTTTAG
- the LOC126593073 gene encoding probable protein phosphatase 2C 65, producing MGACCSKEKLHGGGYMEDDHMANRNEYSEADKEEDSVRCGDDGARIRLEGCSRNISMYTQQGRKGINQDAMTVWEDFTEKGMHFCGVFDGHGPDGHKVARCVRDNLPSKLSEVIKIYQLNTGIFSDINVAGSELNANNGTSHDRKASSDLSLPSWEASFVKSFKEMDEELSLDNTIDSFCSGSTAVTVVKQGDHLVIANLGDSRAVLGTRSGEKKQIVPVQLTVDLKPETPSEAERIMKCKGRILSVEGEPQVFRLWMPDEDCPGLAMARAFGDFCVKDYGLTSSPEVFYRKISSDDEFVVLATDGIWDALTNSDVVKIVASARKRSMAAELLVKRAVRAWKRKFPQSKIDDCAVICLFLKDQPASSLTQSDSRASLVGKGNDSELSLSYYSKISNVASDQGGPASEINSKMMEDEKDTVLNCNVSQDAKEEWNAIKGVDRVNTMLKLPQFSNGLSRRKTSKEYEEVEAH from the exons ATGGGAGCTTGTTGTAGCAAGGAGAAATTGCATGGAGGAGGTTACATGGAGGATGATCATATGGCCAATCGGAATGAGTATTCCGAGGCTGATAAGGAAGAGGATAGTGTAAGGTGTGGGGACGATGGGGCACGCATAAGGTTGGAAGGGTGTTCTAGGAACATATCCATGTACACCCAGCAAGGAAGAAAAGGGATCAATCAAGATGCAATGACAGTTTGGGAG GACTTTACCGAGAAAGGCATGCACTTCTGCGGTGTGTTTGATGGTCATGGCCCCGACGGTCACAAAGTTGCAAGATGTGTACGTGACAATTTACCCTCAAAGCTCTCCGAAGTCATCAAAATTTACCAGCTCAACACCGGCATATTCAGCGACATCAATGTTGCCGGAAGCGAGCTCAATGCAAACAACGGTACAAGTCACGATAGGAAAGCCAGTAGCGATCTCTCTCTTCCGTCATGGGAAGCCAGTTTCGTTAAATCATTCAAGGAAATGGATGAAGAACTTAGCCTCGATAACACCATTGATAGCTTCTGCAGTGGTTCAACAGCTGTAACTGTAGTTAAACAG GGTGATCATTTGGTGATTGCCAACTTAGGCGATTCTCGTGCAGTTCTTGGAACTAGATCAGGAGAGAAAAAACAAATCGTTCCTGTCCAGCTCACAGTTGATTTGAAACCTGAAACTCCAA GTGAAGCTGAGAGAATTATGAAATGCAAGGGCAGGATTTTATCAGTGGAGGGAGAACCACAAGTATTTAGATTATGGATGCCGGATGAAGACTGCCCTGGTCTTGCAATGGCAAGGGCTTTCGGGGATTTCTGTGTCAAAGATTACGGTCTAACCTCAAGTCCGGAAGTTTTCTACAGGAAGATATCAAGTGATGATGAATTTGTGGTCTTGGCAACTGATGGg ATTTGGGATGCTTTAACAAACAGTGACGTGGTAAAGATAGTTGCATCAGCAAGGAAGCGATCCATGGCAGCAGAATTACTAGTAAAGCGTGCAGTTAGAGCATGGAAACGAAAGTTCCCCCAATCGAAAATTGATGATTGTGCAGTTATATGCTTGTTCCTGAAAGACCAACCTGCTTCTTCATTAACACAATCCGATTCCCGTGCGAGCCTTGTAGGCAAAGGAAATGACTCTGAGCTTTCCCTTTCTTACTATAGCAAAATATCGAATGTTGCAAGCGATCAGGGAGGCCCTGCATCCGAGATCAACAGCAAGATGATGGAGGATGAGAAGGATACCGTGTTGAACTGTAATGTCTCACAAGACGCAAAGGAAGAGTGGAATGCCATTAAAGGTGTTGACAGAGTAAATACCATGTTGAAGCTTCCTCAATTTTCTAATGGTTTGAGTCGGAGGAAAACATCAAAGGAGTACGAAGAGGTTGAAGCTCATTGA
- the LOC126593069 gene encoding uncharacterized protein LOC126593069, with protein MEPGAAAAGKPGLLKNVFIRFFLFGVLIVLCRFAYVVTVTGESCELGNFCFFSLPENLNFVIANTGGSAIAAKKEAVPSISVGSTKPELYTSKDWIKAVHFYSAVFQDLMSQGFLSRKAKSLCVETPAGHDVYALRESGVKGAVGVFKKASRPLVIPGESHRLPFADNSFDFVFSGGGRLEKSPKPADVAAEIVRTLKPEGFAVVHVGARDTYSFHSFIELFNCSKLVTSRDIDGFDPPMPKIREMVLRKDCGESEGFGHRAENPGGGAGNKCSVPGHKMDLIRKAEPLIEIEPLKPWITLKKNIQNVKYLPTMADISFKKRYAYVDVGARSYGSSIGSWFKKQYPKQNRTFEVFAIEADKTFHDQYKLKKGVTLLPYAAWVRNETLSFEINGDPGEKVKDKGRGMGRIQPANPASGGFNGEVDRIQGFDFANWLKNTFSEKDFVVMKMDVEGTEFDLIPRLFETGAICLIDEVFLECHYNRWQRCCPGERSSKYEKSYGQCLDLFASLRQSGVLVHQWW; from the coding sequence ATGGAACCCGGCGCCGCCGCGGCAGGCAAGCCAGGCCTACTGAAGAACGTTTTTATACGGTTCTTTTTGTTCGGCGTTTTGATCGTGCTCTGTCGCTTCGCCTACGTCGTCACCGTCACCGGCGAGTCGTGCGAGCTGGGGAACTTCTGCTTCTTCTCTCTGCCGGAAAATCTCAACTTCGTTATAGCGAATACTGGCGGTTCGGCCATCGCCGCAAAAAAAGAAGCCGTTCCGTCGATTTCGGTGGGGTCCACGAAGCCCGAACTCTACACCAGCAAGGACTGGATCAAGGCTGTCCATTTCTACTCCGCCGTGTTCCAGGATCTCATGTCTCAGGGCTTCCTCTCCCGGAAAGCCAAGTCGCTCTGCGTCGAGACCCCCGCCGGGCACGACGTCTACGCCCTGAGAGAGTCCGGCGTCAAGGGCGCGGTCGGTGTTTTCAAGAAAGCGTCGAGACCTTTGGTAATTCCCGGCGAATCGCACCGTTTGCCGTTCGCTGACAACAGCTTTGACTTTGTTTTCTCCGGCGGAGGACGGCTCGAGAAGTCGCCAAAGCCGGCGGATGTCGCCGCCGAGATCGTGCGGACGCTGAAGCCCGAAGGGTTTGCGGTGGTTCACGTCGGCGCGAGAGACACTTACAGCTTCCATTCGTTTATTGAATTGTTCAATTGCAGCAAGCTCGTGACTTCGCGGGACATCGACGGCTTCGATCCGCCGATGCCGAAGATTCGCGAGATGGTTTTGAGGAAGGATTGCGGCGAGAGTGAGGGTTTCGGTCACAGGGCCGAGAACCCTGGTGGCGGTGCTGGTAATAAGTGCTCAGTTCCTGGGCATAAGATGGATCTCATCAGAAAGGCCGAGCCTTTGATTGAAATAGAGCCGTTGAAGCCGTGGATTACTCTGAAGAAGAACATACAGAACGTGAAGTACCTCCCGACAATGGCGGATATAAGCTTCAAGAAGCGGTATGCTTACGTGGATGTCGGAGCTCGGAGCTATGGCTCCAGCATTGGCAGCTGGTTCAAGAAGCAGTACCCGAAACAGAACAGGACTTTCGAAGTTTTCGCCATTGAAGCCGATAAGACTTTTCATGACCAGTACAAGTTGAAGAAGGGGGTCACATTGCTGCCTTACGCAGCTTGGGTGAGGAACGAGACATTGTCCTTCGAGATCAATGGCGACCCGGGTGAGAAGGTGAAGGATAAAGGGAGAGGAATGGGGAGGATTCAGCCGGCGAATCCAGCCAGTGGGGGGTTTAACGGAGAGGTGGATCGGATTCAGGGGTTTGATTTTGCGAATTGGTTGAAGAACACCTTTTCGGAAAAGGATTTTGTGGTGATGAAGATGGATGTGGAAGGGACGGAATTCGATTTGATTCCGAGGCTTTTCGAGACAGGGGCAATCTGTTTGATCGACGAGGTTTTTCTCGAGTGCCATTACAATCGGTGGCAGAGGTGTTGCCCCGGCGAGAGGAGTTCCAAGTATGAGAAGAGTTACGGTCAGTGTTTGGACCTGTTTGCTTCACTTAGACAAAGTGGAGTTCTTGTTCATCAATGGTGGTAA